One stretch of Plutella xylostella chromosome 15, ilPluXylo3.1, whole genome shotgun sequence DNA includes these proteins:
- the LOC119691290 gene encoding ADP-ribosylation factor-like protein 16 encodes MEEPENKIKVLCLGPKGSGKTTLLKKLQDVEEIDNTYSPVPTMGTNIFDLHYLDKAGKKQMMSIREVGGEMAPLWTNYLDGVQKIVYVVDTSNLCQISAAAVQLYTILAEPRLTKAKIILVLTKMDAAYRQMRNEALLMLQLARLRRELRRPLLLLEASGVEGDGVPELKQALTNVPVVVG; translated from the exons ATGGAAGAAccagaaaataaaatcaaagttCTCTGCTTAGGACCGAAGGGGTCTGGAAAAACCACACTTCTGAAAAAACTGCAAGATGTTGAGGAAATTGACAACACTTACAGCCCGGTGCCTACGATGGGGACGAATATATTCGATTTGCATTATTTGGACAAGGctgggaaaaaacaaatgatgtCGATTCGCGAGGTCGGCGGAGAGATGGCGCCACTGTGGACTAACTATTTGGATGGAGTTCAAAAG ATAGTGTACGTGGTGGACACCTCCAACCTCTGCCAGATCTCGGCCGCGGCGGTGCAGCTTTACACCATCCTCGCCGAGCCAAGACTCACAAAGGCtaag ATAATCCTAGTCCTAACCAAGATGGACGCGGCGTACCGGCAGATGCGCAACGAGGCTTTGCTGATGCTGCAGCTGGCGCGGCTGCGGCGCGAGCTGCGGCggccgctgctgctgctggagGCCTCGGGCGTGGAGGGCGACGGCGTGCCCGAGCTCAAGCAAGCGCTTACTAATGTGCCTGTTGTTGTTGGCTGA